One genomic window of Evansella cellulosilytica DSM 2522 includes the following:
- a CDS encoding phage tail tape measure protein, which produces MSQAEVGALRVRLNLDNAEFTQSLSNVNAGLRGLRSEMNVTRSGGNDFGRSLEGLRTRSDILTRTFETQRAKVDELRRRYEESVRVKGEDHVETQKLLTQHNNAVAAMNRTEQQLNDVTDAIERQTNPWRRLETNLKDTGERFKEIGGKMSDIGKDLSLRVTAPIVGLGGAAVKMATDFNAGMANVATLIPGNITRVNDLKTSVQEMAIEVGKSTGDLTDGLYQTISAFGDTADTVEILEINAKAAAAGLATTSNAIDLTSAVTKGYGDTSAEAVQHASDLAFTTVRLGQTSFPELASSMGRVIPLASELGVSQEELFGVMATGTGVTGSASEVVTQFRGILQSLMAPTGEMTKLFEELGYANGEAMYESLGLQGSLEAIVSAAESSGIPLQKYIGSIEGQTLALALSGAQADTFNEKLAEMQEVSGATDKAFQEQTEGINKAGFTWEQFKQRMAVMAQNLGDTLIPSLLTLADSIEPVVIWLSDLITKFAEADPETQKFIIGLAGAAAAAGPVLVTLGGLTTTVGGVMAGVSGLTGAIAGAGGLGAALTTFATGPVGLTILTLGALTAGGIALYNHLKQDAIPEVNRFSDEVSESTQEAVGAFLDLNDDATFALRELAMTGKEVSEETRDAIVGNFREMSERVAEALDEQKDKSIRSMQEFFANANGIYEFNYEDTVRLTEDNQMDILSAIEEGYDNRIAETERAFEQIQKIIETAEAENRELTAYEHRKINQLQREMVENGIQAMSENELEQKIILERMHENASLITARQAAEVVKNSVEQKDAVVAEAEEQYNRSIGEFIRLRDEAGDITEEQASAMIREAERQRDEVVSRAEEMHHLVVEEARKQAEEHIFLIDWETGEILTKYEQYKKQKEAMTTILTTFIKKKWNEQWDEVRETARKIRDYPTEKMEELKSNVSGTLTAMGIIVKSRFNQAKDDILSPINSAKDSVIGAINAIKAVFDNTKLALPSIDVPKLPRFSLEGSFSINPPSVPRIGIDWYARGAVFTQPTVLNTPGGIKGFGEAGPEVAMPLAGQYMQPFADAVSARIRSTSSDQERPIHITNHITVEGNIDRDLYDQINSEQQNEVENQLLVMGVKQT; this is translated from the coding sequence ATGTCACAGGCAGAAGTTGGGGCTCTCCGGGTCAGGTTAAATCTAGATAATGCGGAATTTACACAATCACTATCTAATGTTAATGCTGGGCTTCGTGGTCTAAGATCTGAAATGAATGTTACAAGATCTGGAGGAAATGATTTCGGAAGAAGTTTAGAAGGTCTTCGTACGAGATCGGACATCCTCACCCGTACATTTGAGACTCAGAGAGCTAAAGTAGATGAGTTAAGACGAAGATACGAAGAGTCTGTAAGAGTTAAAGGTGAGGACCATGTAGAAACTCAAAAACTCTTAACTCAACATAACAATGCAGTTGCTGCAATGAATAGGACAGAGCAACAGCTCAATGATGTTACAGACGCTATAGAACGGCAAACAAACCCCTGGAGAAGGCTCGAGACCAACCTAAAGGATACGGGAGAGCGATTTAAGGAAATTGGCGGAAAGATGTCAGACATAGGTAAAGATTTATCTCTACGTGTCACTGCACCTATAGTTGGACTTGGCGGTGCGGCAGTAAAGATGGCAACGGATTTTAATGCCGGCATGGCTAACGTAGCCACATTAATTCCAGGTAATATCACAAGAGTCAACGATTTGAAGACTTCAGTACAAGAAATGGCAATTGAAGTCGGTAAGTCTACAGGCGATTTGACAGATGGTCTTTATCAAACTATATCAGCTTTTGGTGACACGGCTGATACAGTTGAAATATTAGAAATAAATGCAAAGGCAGCTGCAGCAGGATTAGCAACTACATCTAATGCAATTGATTTAACATCCGCAGTTACAAAAGGTTATGGTGACACATCAGCCGAAGCTGTTCAACACGCTTCAGATTTAGCGTTTACAACTGTTAGGCTAGGACAAACAAGCTTTCCTGAACTCGCAAGTTCTATGGGCCGGGTTATTCCCCTCGCGTCAGAGTTAGGTGTATCTCAGGAAGAACTGTTCGGCGTAATGGCTACTGGAACGGGTGTTACTGGATCTGCTTCAGAGGTCGTTACTCAGTTTAGAGGTATATTACAATCCCTTATGGCACCTACTGGAGAAATGACAAAGTTGTTTGAAGAATTAGGATATGCAAATGGAGAAGCAATGTATGAATCATTGGGTCTGCAAGGATCCTTAGAAGCTATTGTGTCAGCTGCAGAATCAAGCGGTATACCTCTACAAAAATATATAGGGTCTATAGAAGGTCAGACACTTGCATTAGCACTAAGTGGAGCTCAAGCCGATACTTTTAATGAAAAATTAGCTGAAATGCAAGAGGTATCGGGAGCAACTGATAAAGCATTCCAGGAGCAAACTGAAGGTATAAACAAAGCAGGTTTTACATGGGAGCAATTTAAACAAAGAATGGCAGTAATGGCTCAAAACCTTGGTGATACTCTTATACCATCACTCCTTACTTTAGCCGACTCTATCGAACCAGTAGTGATTTGGCTTAGTGATTTAATAACAAAATTTGCTGAAGCAGATCCAGAAACACAAAAATTTATAATTGGTTTAGCGGGAGCTGCAGCAGCTGCAGGTCCTGTTTTAGTTACATTAGGTGGTTTGACAACTACTGTTGGTGGTGTCATGGCTGGTGTATCTGGTTTAACAGGAGCAATTGCAGGAGCTGGTGGCCTCGGAGCGGCACTAACTACATTTGCAACAGGTCCTGTAGGACTCACAATTTTAACATTAGGAGCATTAACTGCTGGCGGTATCGCTTTATATAATCACCTAAAACAAGATGCTATACCAGAAGTAAATAGATTTAGTGATGAAGTCTCCGAGTCTACTCAGGAGGCTGTTGGTGCATTTTTAGACCTTAATGATGATGCAACATTTGCTTTACGTGAATTAGCGATGACCGGTAAAGAAGTCTCTGAAGAAACTAGGGATGCAATAGTCGGTAACTTTAGAGAAATGTCAGAGCGAGTAGCTGAAGCACTTGATGAACAAAAAGATAAATCTATAAGAAGTATGCAAGAGTTTTTCGCTAACGCGAATGGAATTTATGAGTTTAATTATGAAGATACGGTTAGGCTCACTGAAGATAATCAGATGGACATTTTATCCGCAATCGAAGAAGGCTATGACAATAGAATTGCTGAAACGGAAAGAGCGTTTGAACAAATTCAAAAAATAATTGAAACTGCAGAAGCAGAGAACAGAGAACTTACAGCCTATGAACATAGAAAAATTAATCAACTACAACGCGAAATGGTTGAAAATGGCATACAGGCAATGTCTGAAAACGAGTTGGAGCAAAAAATAATACTTGAAAGAATGCATGAGAATGCTAGTTTAATTACAGCAAGACAAGCAGCTGAAGTGGTGAAGAATTCAGTTGAACAAAAAGATGCAGTAGTGGCTGAGGCAGAGGAGCAGTATAACAGATCTATTGGTGAATTTATAAGGCTACGTGATGAAGCTGGCGATATAACCGAAGAACAAGCTAGTGCAATGATTCGAGAAGCTGAAAGACAGCGAGATGAAGTAGTTAGTCGTGCTGAAGAAATGCATCATTTAGTTGTAGAAGAAGCGAGAAAGCAGGCAGAAGAACATATCTTTTTGATCGATTGGGAAACGGGTGAGATCTTAACTAAATATGAGCAGTATAAAAAGCAAAAAGAAGCAATGACTACGATACTTACTACGTTCATCAAGAAAAAATGGAACGAGCAGTGGGACGAGGTAAGAGAGACAGCTAGAAAGATTAGAGATTATCCAACAGAAAAGATGGAAGAACTTAAATCGAATGTCTCAGGTACGTTGACCGCTATGGGAATCATAGTAAAAAGTCGATTTAATCAAGCAAAAGACGATATTTTGAGTCCTATAAACAGCGCTAAAGACTCTGTTATTGGAGCCATTAATGCTATAAAGGCAGTTTTTGATAACACAAAACTCGCTCTCCCAAGCATAGATGTTCCTAAACTACCTAGATTTAGTTTGGAAGGATCGTTTAGCATAAATCCGCCAAGTGTTCCAAGAATCGGTATTGATTGGTATGCAAGAGGTGCTGTCTTTACGCAACCAACAGTTCTAAACACTCCTGGGGGCATTAAAGGGTTTGGGGAAGCTGGCCCAGAAGTTGCAATGCCTTTAGCTGGTCAATATATGCAGCCATTTGCTGATGCAGTTTCTGCAAGAATTAGAAGCACTTCATCAGATCAAGAAAGACCTATTCACATCACTAATCACATCACTGTTGAAGGAAATATAGACAGAGATCTTTACGATCAAATAAATTCAGAACAACAAAACGAGGTTGAAAATCAGCTGCTGGTTATGGGGGTTAAGCAAACATGA
- the gpG gene encoding phage tail assembly chaperone G codes for MKIDLKFYVPGKDGKEGEFVTKTYTTPFVSMLARRKYLEMEVDKGFDMNNLKPEQMDEVYSLLPNIVFHNQFTLEDLYKGADQTYIFEKLFEMLYGINPEEQRKLAKQNTEEAVEDPNSLKNSEEKS; via the coding sequence GTGAAAATTGATCTGAAGTTTTATGTACCAGGTAAGGACGGTAAAGAGGGGGAGTTTGTCACTAAAACATATACAACACCATTTGTGTCGATGTTGGCACGCAGAAAGTATTTAGAGATGGAAGTAGATAAAGGGTTTGACATGAATAATTTAAAACCTGAGCAAATGGATGAAGTGTATTCACTTTTACCGAACATCGTATTCCATAACCAATTTACATTGGAGGACCTTTATAAAGGTGCTGATCAAACTTATATTTTTGAAAAGCTATTTGAAATGCTTTATGGGATCAATCCAGAAGAGCAAAGAAAACTCGCTAAACAAAATACAGAAGAAGCGGTGGAGGACCCAAACTCACTAAAGAACAGCGAAGAGAAAAGTTAA
- a CDS encoding major tail protein, with the protein MPTVGLKDLHYAKITKDDGDSFEYDQPKYIAPAISANIEPQVNNANFHGDDALLETIDALDSINVALNSDDLPPEVQEDLLGAKVNSDGVIESAINDQAPYVALGFKAQKANGKYRFVWLLKGRFRPASRNYQTKEATPAFQTPTHNATFLGRKKDGKWKFEVEEDQENVAQEVIDDWFDSVYQPTPQG; encoded by the coding sequence ATGCCTACAGTTGGTTTAAAAGACTTACATTATGCAAAAATCACAAAAGATGATGGGGACAGTTTTGAATATGATCAGCCAAAATATATAGCGCCGGCTATATCTGCCAATATCGAACCACAAGTAAACAATGCAAATTTCCATGGTGACGATGCATTGTTAGAAACAATTGACGCTTTGGATAGTATCAACGTTGCCTTAAATTCTGATGATTTACCTCCTGAAGTACAGGAAGATTTGCTAGGAGCAAAAGTAAATAGTGATGGAGTAATTGAAAGTGCAATTAATGATCAGGCTCCATATGTTGCTTTAGGGTTCAAGGCTCAAAAAGCTAACGGTAAGTACCGTTTTGTTTGGCTTTTAAAAGGTAGATTTAGACCAGCATCACGAAACTATCAAACAAAAGAAGCAACTCCTGCTTTTCAAACTCCTACACACAATGCAACGTTTTTAGGGAGAAAGAAAGATGGAAAGTGGAAGTTTGAAGTTGAAGAAGATCAAGAAAATGTAGCACAAGAAGTAATTGATGATTGGTTTGATAGTGTATATCAACCGACACCACAAGGATAA
- a CDS encoding HK97-gp10 family putative phage morphogenesis protein, with amino-acid sequence MTNISLEGLESLQNALNELGVKGEKISDDAVEKGAEFIERKFEQSVYSFGLNRRTGTAQREITKERIKTGEYIVGTTSDAFYLYFWEMGFYHVGTAKRRKRRAPGRYMAPRPILTPVFERNKSGMINAMAVEARRGLGL; translated from the coding sequence ATGACCAATATATCTTTAGAAGGTCTTGAAAGCTTACAAAATGCATTAAACGAGCTTGGTGTTAAGGGAGAAAAGATATCTGATGACGCAGTAGAAAAAGGTGCTGAGTTCATCGAAAGGAAATTTGAGCAATCTGTTTATTCTTTTGGACTAAATAGACGAACTGGAACAGCTCAACGAGAGATCACTAAAGAAAGAATAAAAACTGGTGAGTACATTGTGGGAACTACAAGTGATGCCTTTTATCTGTATTTTTGGGAAATGGGCTTTTATCATGTTGGTACAGCCAAAAGGCGAAAAAGAAGAGCTCCTGGAAGGTACATGGCACCTCGTCCAATATTAACACCAGTGTTTGAACGTAATAAGTCAGGCATGATAAATGCAATGGCAGTTGAAGCTAGAAGGGGATTAGGATTATGA
- a CDS encoding phage head closure protein: MNPGRARHRITFLSPPEKGDFSSHNDLGNWPEYTTVWAELETKPGRFFSGSDRNFLQSMKVFKIRYRKDLEDNESMRVMYKGKPYELVEPISNVDGMNIDLLVVLQAVK, encoded by the coding sequence ATGAACCCGGGGCGAGCTAGACACCGAATCACTTTTTTATCTCCTCCTGAAAAAGGTGATTTTTCTTCTCATAACGACTTGGGAAATTGGCCAGAGTATACAACAGTTTGGGCTGAACTGGAGACGAAACCGGGACGATTTTTCTCAGGATCTGATCGCAATTTCTTACAAAGCATGAAAGTTTTTAAGATTAGGTACCGAAAAGATTTGGAAGATAATGAGTCTATGAGGGTTATGTATAAAGGTAAGCCATATGAGTTAGTTGAACCAATTTCTAATGTTGATGGAATGAATATTGATCTGCTAGTCGTTTTACAGGCGGTGAAATAA
- a CDS encoding head-tail connector protein produces the protein MFIKNIEVIGEEPVTLPEAKNYCRVDISEDDAYIHSLITAARDHIETIGRMTLIKKNVTLTTGNNKIKLPLEPFIEIESVKVNGDITNQYDHMANYEGECWFVNQSNATVEISYICGYEEIPKPIWQSILMLVGHWYDNRSVVQVGRNVTDIDFTLKALIAPYKRWGAK, from the coding sequence TTGTTTATAAAAAATATTGAGGTTATCGGTGAGGAGCCGGTTACATTACCCGAGGCAAAAAATTACTGTCGAGTTGATATAAGTGAAGACGATGCATATATTCATAGCTTAATCACAGCTGCAAGGGATCACATAGAAACAATTGGGAGAATGACCCTAATTAAAAAGAATGTGACTTTGACAACTGGTAATAACAAGATTAAGTTGCCACTCGAACCATTTATTGAAATTGAGTCTGTAAAAGTGAATGGAGATATAACTAACCAGTATGATCACATGGCTAATTATGAGGGTGAATGTTGGTTTGTGAATCAATCTAATGCAACGGTTGAAATTAGTTATATATGCGGCTATGAAGAGATACCAAAACCTATTTGGCAATCTATTTTAATGTTAGTCGGTCATTGGTATGATAACCGATCTGTTGTCCAAGTAGGTAGAAACGTTACGGATATAGATTTTACATTAAAAGCATTAATTGCCCCTTACAAACGATGGGGAGCGAAATGA
- a CDS encoding phage major capsid protein, giving the protein MKTLQELLNERAEKIQNQRTLIDAAKAENRDLTEVEAKDFDDLQAEIDGLEKDIEDKHKQEEREKNLAAREREINNQVKPFRPSMPSNHETQPSPKDDKGFQNFGEFISAVRFGDPKGRLSEVPINEGEGGGYEVPEAFRQLLLRNEDKGMSMGVGEKGGFAIPEQFRSEVLRMNPESMIVRPRASVIPAGDPPDSKITMPALDQGSNGVFGGVEVQWIGEGDDKPETDANLKEVSLEPKEVAATTVVTDKLLRNWKASNTFLGGLLRGAMDSAEDVAFLTGNGTAKPLGVTNGNGALSINRGESNKISYLDVVSMIAKLHPDSVSNALWVINQSALPQIVTLKDEAGNYIYIQGDASRGIPATLSGIPVRFTGKTKPLGTKGDIQLIDFGYYLIKDGSGPYVAASEHVLFRQNKTVIKAFWNVDGKPWVVEPLTLEDKSTKVSPYVVLDVPQG; this is encoded by the coding sequence ATGAAAACACTACAAGAATTGTTAAATGAACGCGCTGAAAAAATTCAAAATCAACGTACTCTGATTGATGCAGCGAAAGCAGAAAACCGTGATTTAACTGAAGTAGAAGCAAAGGATTTCGATGATCTTCAAGCTGAAATTGACGGACTTGAAAAAGATATTGAGGATAAGCATAAACAAGAGGAAAGAGAAAAGAATTTAGCTGCTCGTGAAAGAGAGATTAACAACCAAGTAAAACCTTTCCGTCCATCTATGCCATCAAATCACGAAACTCAACCAAGCCCTAAAGATGATAAAGGCTTCCAAAATTTCGGTGAATTCATATCCGCAGTACGTTTTGGTGATCCAAAAGGCAGATTGAGTGAGGTGCCAATTAATGAAGGTGAAGGTGGAGGATATGAGGTACCTGAAGCCTTTAGACAACTACTACTCAGAAATGAAGACAAAGGGATGTCAATGGGAGTTGGAGAAAAAGGAGGATTTGCAATTCCAGAACAGTTCCGTTCTGAAGTACTTCGAATGAACCCTGAAAGTATGATTGTTCGACCTCGTGCAAGTGTTATTCCAGCAGGAGATCCACCAGATTCTAAAATCACAATGCCAGCATTAGATCAAGGTTCGAATGGGGTTTTTGGTGGTGTTGAAGTTCAATGGATTGGTGAGGGTGATGATAAACCGGAGACTGATGCGAATTTAAAAGAAGTGTCACTTGAACCGAAGGAAGTTGCTGCAACTACTGTCGTAACTGACAAATTACTACGTAACTGGAAAGCTTCAAATACATTCCTTGGAGGGTTATTAAGAGGGGCAATGGATTCGGCTGAAGATGTTGCATTCTTAACTGGAAATGGTACAGCGAAGCCACTTGGCGTAACAAATGGAAATGGAGCATTGTCTATTAACAGAGGTGAATCAAATAAAATCAGCTACTTAGATGTAGTTTCTATGATTGCCAAATTGCATCCAGATTCGGTAAGCAATGCTCTATGGGTAATAAACCAAAGTGCCTTGCCACAAATTGTTACATTGAAAGATGAAGCGGGAAATTACATTTATATTCAAGGTGATGCATCACGTGGGATCCCCGCAACACTTTCAGGTATCCCTGTTCGATTCACTGGCAAAACAAAACCTCTTGGTACAAAAGGTGATATACAATTAATAGACTTTGGTTACTATCTCATCAAAGACGGTTCTGGACCTTATGTTGCAGCATCTGAGCATGTGTTATTCCGCCAAAACAAAACAGTTATCAAAGCGTTCTGGAATGTAGATGGGAAACCTTGGGTTGTTGAGCCGTTAACATTGGAAGATAAAAGTACTAAAGTCTCTCCTTACGTTGTCCTTGATGTGCCACAAGGCTAA
- a CDS encoding head maturation protease, ClpP-related, with product MKIPIKGPIVSDDDIWIYEWFGIGATSPKTVSKLIEEANGEDLEVEINSGGGSVWAGSEIYTLLKSCKQNVVVNIMGIAASAASVAAMGGKLIRIAPTGQIMIHNSMSGASGDHRELEHAAEMLKGVDRSIANAYILKTGKNMEELLSLMAKETYMGAKEAKELGFADEIMFDEDDQLVVASFDQSSLLPRNVINKVRNLIDNPNSITDTTDNSQQNHINEPPKEEPKKVAPISMFEKQIKMNERRGITQ from the coding sequence ATGAAGATTCCTATAAAAGGGCCCATTGTATCAGATGATGATATTTGGATTTATGAATGGTTTGGCATAGGAGCTACAAGCCCAAAAACAGTTAGTAAGCTTATTGAAGAGGCAAATGGCGAGGATTTAGAAGTTGAAATCAATAGCGGTGGAGGTTCAGTTTGGGCTGGATCTGAAATATATACGCTATTAAAGAGTTGTAAACAAAATGTAGTTGTAAACATCATGGGGATTGCTGCTAGTGCAGCAAGTGTCGCAGCCATGGGTGGGAAATTAATAAGAATCGCACCAACTGGACAGATTATGATTCATAATTCGATGTCAGGAGCTAGTGGTGACCATAGAGAATTAGAGCATGCTGCTGAAATGTTAAAAGGAGTAGACAGATCAATCGCTAATGCTTATATCCTCAAAACAGGAAAGAACATGGAAGAGCTACTTAGCCTTATGGCCAAGGAAACATACATGGGTGCAAAAGAAGCAAAAGAATTAGGATTTGCTGATGAGATTATGTTTGATGAAGATGATCAGTTAGTAGTTGCAAGTTTTGATCAATCATCATTACTACCAAGAAATGTAATCAATAAAGTGAGAAATTTAATTGATAATCCTAATTCAATAACAGATACAACTGACAATAGTCAGCAAAACCATATAAATGAACCACCAAAGGAGGAACCAAAAAAGGTTGCTCCTATTTCTATGTTTGAAAAACAAATCAAAATGAATGAAAGAAGGGGAATAACTCAATGA
- a CDS encoding phage portal protein — MGLLGSIITNSKSYSMDDFDKEVRQRIEHSQSKTNTNVSEDKSLKHLTVYACARVLAEGLASLPLHVYKRRADGGAEKARDHPVYGLLHDLPNNEMTSMTWRESQMGHHVLSGNNYSLITLDGYGRVVDIYPLDWNTVTVRRHEITNRIVYDVNDRGKIETFPAEKIFHVPGWGFDGLKGYSPIRMAASAIGTGLSSQDFVNRFYSQGMNIGAVLEHPQALGDKAYERLLEWIQSKGAGLANSWKPMILEEGMKINRIPMHFVDAQFIETQELTRDEICGIFRVPPHMVANLKNATFSNIEHQDLAYVKHTLLPYIQRWEQAINWKLFTPKERAEGYYAKHNVEGLLRGDYKTRQEGLAIQRQNGALNANEWRAEEERNPIEGRAGEAYLVNGNMTPTDIANGKPSQTRSTEGGEE, encoded by the coding sequence GTGGGTTTATTAGGGAGTATCATTACTAATTCCAAATCTTATTCGATGGATGACTTTGATAAAGAAGTCAGACAAAGGATAGAACACTCTCAATCAAAAACAAATACCAATGTGTCCGAAGATAAGTCGCTTAAACATTTAACTGTATATGCTTGTGCTAGAGTACTTGCAGAAGGATTAGCATCTTTACCCCTTCATGTCTATAAAAGAAGGGCAGATGGCGGAGCTGAGAAAGCTCGTGATCATCCCGTGTATGGACTATTACATGATTTACCTAACAACGAAATGACATCAATGACATGGCGTGAATCACAAATGGGCCATCACGTTCTAAGTGGCAACAATTACTCTCTTATTACTTTAGATGGATATGGAAGAGTAGTAGACATTTATCCGCTAGATTGGAACACAGTAACAGTAAGGCGACACGAAATCACTAACCGCATTGTGTATGATGTGAATGATCGTGGGAAAATTGAAACATTCCCTGCTGAAAAGATATTTCATGTACCGGGTTGGGGGTTTGATGGCCTAAAAGGTTACTCTCCTATTCGAATGGCAGCTAGCGCAATAGGGACAGGGTTATCTTCACAGGATTTTGTAAATCGTTTTTATTCTCAAGGGATGAATATAGGAGCGGTGTTAGAACACCCTCAAGCGCTTGGAGATAAAGCCTATGAAAGATTGTTAGAATGGATTCAATCAAAAGGTGCAGGGCTAGCAAACTCTTGGAAGCCGATGATCCTCGAGGAAGGAATGAAAATTAATCGAATACCAATGCATTTTGTTGATGCACAATTTATTGAAACCCAGGAACTCACGAGAGATGAGATTTGTGGGATATTTCGTGTGCCTCCACATATGGTTGCTAACCTTAAAAATGCAACTTTTTCGAATATAGAACATCAAGATTTAGCGTACGTAAAACATACGCTTCTTCCATATATTCAACGCTGGGAGCAAGCTATTAACTGGAAGTTATTCACTCCAAAAGAAAGAGCAGAAGGTTATTATGCTAAACATAACGTTGAAGGCCTATTGAGAGGCGATTATAAAACAAGGCAAGAAGGACTTGCAATACAACGTCAAAACGGTGCGCTTAATGCTAACGAGTGGCGCGCAGAGGAAGAAAGGAATCCGATAGAAGGTAGAGCTGGTGAAGCATACCTAGTCAACGGAAACATGACACCAACAGATATAGCTAATGGCAAACCAAGTCAGACTAGATCAACTGAAGGAGGTGAGGAATAA
- a CDS encoding terminase large subunit: MTTATLTKLHPTTQYADDVVKGRIVAGKYVRLSCKRHLNDLERQGTKDFPYVFDEEKATKVFEFSEKRCKHIEDGLTVKKGDPVILDDFLQFIVGSVFGWVHKDTGLRRFRKAYEQVGRKNSKSTTLGVVGLKMFAADGEGGPQVYTAATQKDQAKITYGVAEKMAELDKALKKRIRFQRSRSIMTHKNNGGRMMPLSRETKSMDGFNPHCGIIDEYHAHKTTEMYDIIVSGMGMRSQPLIFIITTAGFDINSPCYDEYKYCKEILEGKKTNEEYFIYIAEMDEGDDINDDRNWIKCNPLLAKTKAGRDYLKQELKIAQDQPSKRRGVMTKNFNIWLDQKDDGYMKMGKWAKCGESEDNPFPDVRGRKCFVGLDLSKKIDLTSVSFEFPLDDGRYAILSHSFIPEETLKEKMQTDSVPYDEWVREGWITETRGARVDYKKVQKYIIQEAKKNNWEIVEVAYDEWSAGLISQELEESGFDMVEIPQRINHLSEPTKNFRELVYDGLIIHNNNPVLTWAFSNAVEMQDQNENIKLDKKKSKERIDPAAATINAHARAWNPEKEAGSVYEKRGVRTL; the protein is encoded by the coding sequence ATGACGACAGCGACCTTGACTAAGCTACATCCTACAACGCAATATGCGGATGATGTAGTGAAGGGCAGGATTGTTGCAGGCAAATATGTAAGACTTTCCTGTAAACGCCACTTGAATGACTTGGAGAGACAGGGGACTAAAGACTTCCCTTATGTTTTTGATGAAGAAAAAGCAACGAAGGTATTTGAGTTCTCGGAGAAACGATGTAAACATATAGAGGATGGATTAACCGTAAAAAAGGGAGATCCAGTAATATTAGATGACTTCCTACAGTTTATAGTGGGGAGTGTTTTTGGTTGGGTTCATAAAGATACTGGTCTAAGGCGATTCAGAAAAGCATATGAACAAGTTGGCCGTAAAAATTCTAAATCCACAACATTAGGCGTAGTCGGATTAAAGATGTTTGCAGCGGATGGAGAAGGTGGACCTCAAGTTTATACTGCAGCTACCCAGAAAGACCAGGCGAAGATAACCTATGGTGTAGCTGAGAAAATGGCTGAGCTTGATAAAGCATTAAAAAAACGAATTAGATTCCAACGTAGTAGAAGTATAATGACCCATAAAAACAATGGTGGACGTATGATGCCACTGTCTCGTGAGACTAAGAGCATGGATGGTTTTAACCCTCATTGCGGTATTATTGATGAGTATCACGCTCATAAGACTACAGAGATGTACGATATTATTGTTTCCGGTATGGGAATGAGAAGTCAGCCTCTCATATTTATTATTACTACTGCTGGATTTGATATAAATAGTCCTTGTTACGATGAGTACAAGTACTGTAAAGAAATATTAGAGGGTAAGAAAACAAATGAAGAATATTTTATATACATTGCAGAAATGGATGAAGGAGACGACATTAATGATGATCGTAATTGGATAAAATGTAATCCTTTATTAGCTAAAACAAAAGCTGGAAGAGACTACTTAAAGCAAGAATTAAAGATCGCACAAGACCAGCCGTCTAAACGTAGAGGGGTTATGACCAAGAACTTTAATATATGGCTTGATCAAAAAGATGACGGCTATATGAAAATGGGTAAATGGGCTAAATGTGGGGAATCTGAAGATAATCCATTTCCTGATGTTAGAGGTCGTAAGTGCTTTGTAGGTTTAGATCTTTCTAAAAAAATCGATTTAACTAGTGTTTCTTTCGAATTTCCTTTAGATGACGGTAGATATGCAATCTTATCTCATTCCTTTATTCCAGAGGAAACATTAAAAGAAAAAATGCAAACTGATAGTGTCCCATATGATGAATGGGTTAGAGAAGGGTGGATCACGGAAACCAGAGGGGCCCGTGTTGATTATAAAAAAGTTCAAAAATATATTATCCAAGAAGCTAAGAAAAATAATTGGGAGATTGTTGAAGTAGCTTATGATGAATGGTCAGCTGGTCTAATTTCACAAGAGTTGGAAGAAAGTGGTTTCGATATGGTTGAGATACCTCAAAGGATTAATCATCTATCTGAACCCACAAAGAATTTCAGAGAGCTTGTATATGACGGATTAATAATCCATAACAATAACCCAGTTTTAACCTGGGCTTTTTCTAATGCAGTAGAAATGCAAGATCAAAATGAAAATATTAAGCTCGATAAGAAAAAATCAAAAGAGCGTATTGACCCGGCAGCAGCTACAATAAACGCACATGCAAGGGCATGGAATCCTGAAAAAGAAGCTGGCAGTGTTTACGAAAAAAGAGGGGTGAGGACTTTGTGA